A single genomic interval of Terriglobus albidus harbors:
- the ampH gene encoding D-alanyl-D-alanine-carboxypeptidase/endopeptidase AmpH, with translation MRRARLWYLLPALLSLCGVPAASAKAAAASPALPALQTAEEMGQDLFVLSGSVGMVLVVVRDDQVFFHGYGETAPGSHQLPSQDSVLRLCSLTKIFTTDVLSKLATDRVVRLDDPLQQYSPKRIVVPTRGDSPITLVDLATHTAGLSREIAGAPPHTPHFTYPDYKTRWRWLPKQRLHNAPGSSALYSNVGFDLLSDALSSATHKQYAALLAERTLNPLHMGNTTFFPTDAQCSKLLVSGHDEGPCTVTENTAGSSGLYSTATDMAIWLKYLLHRGENGMPVQDKVAQDVYFPPEKLAHQVGLDHAGIPSGVGLGWIHLLPPDDPSHIVQKTGGGAGFRNYIAINQAHHTAVFLAATDGPVGTGFNLFYGANDLLLAMAGLPPLPPPPPRPVFVKKAVHHVVKPAPRHRRR, from the coding sequence ATGCGTCGCGCACGTCTGTGGTATCTGCTGCCTGCCTTGTTGTCTCTCTGCGGTGTTCCTGCTGCCTCGGCAAAAGCCGCGGCCGCGTCGCCGGCGTTACCCGCCCTTCAGACCGCTGAAGAGATGGGCCAGGACCTGTTCGTTCTCTCCGGTTCCGTAGGCATGGTGCTGGTGGTGGTGCGTGACGACCAGGTCTTTTTTCACGGCTATGGGGAGACCGCTCCGGGGTCGCATCAGCTCCCCTCGCAGGATTCAGTGCTGCGGCTCTGCTCGCTGACGAAGATCTTCACGACAGATGTGCTCAGCAAGCTTGCCACCGATCGAGTCGTCCGTCTGGACGATCCGCTGCAGCAGTATTCTCCGAAGCGGATCGTCGTGCCGACGCGCGGCGACTCACCCATCACGCTGGTGGATCTGGCGACGCACACGGCCGGGCTTTCGCGGGAGATCGCCGGGGCTCCACCGCATACGCCGCACTTTACCTATCCGGATTACAAGACCCGCTGGCGTTGGCTGCCGAAGCAGCGGCTGCACAATGCTCCTGGTTCGTCAGCGCTTTACTCGAACGTCGGCTTCGATCTGTTGAGCGACGCACTGTCATCCGCGACACATAAGCAGTACGCCGCGCTGCTGGCAGAACGTACACTCAACCCGCTGCACATGGGCAACACGACCTTTTTCCCGACCGATGCCCAGTGCAGCAAGCTGCTGGTCAGTGGGCATGATGAAGGTCCATGCACCGTGACGGAGAATACCGCGGGCAGTTCCGGTCTTTACTCCACGGCAACCGATATGGCGATCTGGCTGAAGTATCTGCTGCATCGCGGAGAGAACGGCATGCCGGTGCAGGACAAGGTCGCGCAGGATGTCTACTTCCCACCGGAGAAACTGGCCCACCAGGTCGGTCTGGACCATGCCGGTATACCCAGCGGAGTGGGACTGGGATGGATTCATCTTCTTCCTCCCGACGATCCCTCGCACATTGTCCAGAAGACCGGCGGTGGCGCGGGCTTTCGGAACTACATCGCCATCAACCAGGCGCACCATACCGCTGTATTTCTTGCCGCAACCGATGGTCCGGTAGGAACGGGCTTCAATCTCTTCTATGGCGCGAACGATCTGCTGCTCGCAATGGCAGGCCTGCCGCCCTTGCCGCCTCCTCCGCCGCGGCCTGTTTTTGTAAAGAAAGCAGTACACCACGTGGTCAAGCCGGCGCCTCGCCACCGCAGACGTTAG
- a CDS encoding PAS domain S-box protein, translating into MSQTEGSSKSEIPWPFADGVMAEAIRAFDWPSTELGSIDTWPAGLLFAIDMMLGCAFPATLQWGRNLILFYNDAYIPLIGTHHPHALGQRLLSSFPEIAAIYPPFAQRVWNGERIVLEDQLFHYTRNDVPEDRWFNLSYSPVHDRDGSVSGILAVGLDTTAKVLAELERSTADTRLKRVLETDAVGVIFFDYTGTVVDANDVFLRMVGYSRAEIETRTVTWRTLTPPEWVKVSEEQMQKFEQTGRIGPYEKEYTLKDGSRRWMLFTGRDLGGDRIVEYAIDITRRKEAEATSKAMEERFRALVEASSDVVYRMSPDWKEMRQLQGRDFLANTTEPERTWLEKYIHPEDQAFVWATIQDAIENQKTFQLEHRVLQADGTIGWTFSRAVPLRNKDGEVIEWFGAATDVSARKRAEEALLRSEKLATLGRLVASISHEINNPLEAMSNLIYLAHRSEGLPEEARELLQLADAELKRIAHITRQSLGFYRESNVPADTSVTQLLESSIDLLRGKINTRHAEIHCRWQDDITIKAVAGELRQVFSNLLANSLDALETGGQITIRAKRYLGKDGAYVRILFLDSGRGIPLETQHKIFDPFFSTKGNLGTGLGLWVTKQIVDKHHGSIRVRSRNLPPTTGTAFQITLPA; encoded by the coding sequence TTGAGTCAGACTGAAGGTTCCTCGAAGAGCGAAATTCCATGGCCATTTGCCGATGGCGTCATGGCAGAGGCGATTCGCGCCTTTGACTGGCCCTCCACCGAGCTTGGGTCCATCGACACCTGGCCGGCCGGCCTTCTCTTCGCCATCGACATGATGTTGGGCTGTGCCTTCCCGGCAACGCTGCAGTGGGGACGCAACCTCATCCTGTTCTATAACGACGCGTATATTCCCCTGATCGGCACGCATCATCCACATGCCCTGGGACAACGGCTGCTGTCGAGCTTTCCCGAGATCGCCGCAATCTATCCACCGTTTGCTCAGCGTGTGTGGAACGGAGAACGCATTGTGCTGGAAGACCAGCTCTTCCACTACACCCGCAACGACGTCCCCGAAGATCGGTGGTTCAATCTTTCTTACAGTCCTGTCCATGATCGCGATGGAAGTGTCAGCGGCATCCTTGCCGTCGGTCTGGATACGACTGCGAAGGTTCTGGCGGAGCTGGAGCGCTCCACAGCCGATACGCGCCTGAAGCGCGTTCTCGAGACCGATGCCGTCGGCGTGATCTTCTTCGACTACACCGGGACCGTCGTCGACGCTAACGATGTCTTCCTTCGCATGGTCGGTTACTCCAGGGCCGAGATCGAAACCCGGACCGTCACCTGGCGCACCCTGACCCCTCCGGAATGGGTGAAGGTCAGCGAAGAGCAGATGCAGAAGTTCGAACAAACCGGACGCATCGGCCCCTACGAGAAGGAGTACACGCTGAAGGACGGCAGCCGGCGATGGATGCTCTTCACCGGACGCGATCTTGGCGGCGACCGGATCGTTGAATATGCCATCGATATCACTCGCCGCAAAGAAGCCGAAGCCACCTCCAAAGCCATGGAAGAACGCTTCCGTGCGCTGGTCGAGGCAAGTTCCGACGTGGTCTATCGCATGAGCCCCGACTGGAAGGAGATGCGGCAGCTCCAGGGACGGGACTTTCTTGCCAACACCACGGAACCGGAGAGAACCTGGCTGGAGAAGTACATCCATCCGGAGGACCAGGCCTTCGTCTGGGCAACGATTCAGGACGCCATCGAAAACCAGAAGACCTTCCAACTGGAGCATCGTGTCCTGCAGGCTGATGGAACTATCGGTTGGACCTTCTCGCGCGCCGTCCCGCTGCGTAACAAAGATGGGGAGGTCATCGAATGGTTCGGCGCCGCCACCGACGTCAGTGCGCGTAAACGGGCTGAAGAGGCACTGCTCCGCAGCGAAAAGCTAGCAACACTCGGCCGTCTGGTGGCCTCGATCTCGCACGAGATCAACAACCCTCTCGAAGCGATGTCGAACCTCATCTACCTGGCGCATCGCAGCGAAGGTCTTCCCGAGGAAGCCAGGGAGCTGCTGCAACTGGCCGATGCCGAGTTGAAGCGCATTGCGCACATCACCCGGCAGTCACTCGGCTTCTATCGTGAATCGAACGTTCCCGCCGACACCTCGGTGACGCAACTGCTGGAGTCGTCCATCGACCTGCTTCGCGGAAAGATCAACACCCGGCACGCTGAGATTCATTGTCGGTGGCAGGACGACATCACCATCAAAGCCGTTGCCGGCGAGCTGCGACAGGTCTTCTCCAACCTGTTGGCGAACTCTCTGGATGCTCTTGAAACAGGCGGACAGATCACCATCCGAGCAAAACGCTACCTCGGGAAAGACGGCGCCTATGTCAGGATCCTTTTCCTCGACAGCGGGCGCGGCATTCCCCTGGAGACACAGCACAAGATCTTCGATCCCTTCTTTAGTACGAAGGGCAACCTCGGCACTGGTCTTGGTCTGTGGGTGACCAAACAGATTGTCGACAAGCACCACGGCTCCATCCGCGTGCGGAGTCGCAATCTGCCTCCAACGACCGGAACGGCTTTTCAGATCACGCTACCTGCGTGA
- a CDS encoding TlpA family protein disulfide reductase, whose protein sequence is MKLLRSAVLAALTFASAQPFFADPLPVGKVAPALSVASESGQTINLSQYKGKVILLNFWATWCAPCRVEMPWFEEFSQKYKDKGFVVLGVSMDEGGWKVAGPVARKLKVTYPMGVNKGKSAAAYGITDALPVTYLIDRTGKIRAVKQGFGNKEDFEKTIQSLL, encoded by the coding sequence ATGAAACTCCTTCGTTCGGCAGTTCTCGCAGCACTTACGTTCGCTTCCGCGCAGCCGTTTTTTGCGGACCCTTTGCCGGTGGGCAAAGTGGCTCCCGCACTTTCGGTCGCTTCGGAGTCCGGGCAGACCATCAACTTGTCGCAGTACAAGGGCAAGGTGATTCTGCTCAACTTCTGGGCGACGTGGTGTGCTCCGTGTCGAGTCGAGATGCCGTGGTTCGAAGAGTTTTCGCAGAAATATAAGGACAAGGGATTTGTAGTCCTGGGCGTCTCCATGGATGAAGGTGGATGGAAGGTCGCCGGCCCGGTCGCCCGCAAACTGAAGGTCACGTATCCCATGGGTGTGAACAAGGGGAAGTCTGCTGCGGCGTATGGTATTACGGATGCCTTACCAGTCACGTACCTGATCGATCGCACCGGAAAGATCCGCGCGGTAAAGCAGGGATTCGGCAACAAGGAAGACTTCGAGAAGACGATTCAGTCTCTTCTGTAG